A genomic segment from Spinacia oleracea cultivar Varoflay chromosome 3, BTI_SOV_V1, whole genome shotgun sequence encodes:
- the LOC110802012 gene encoding F-box/kelch-repeat protein At3g06240-like produces MSAKKMEEENQSQMLPEEMIAEVFLRLPAKSVGRFRCVSNRWNYLLTQPQFVKSHLNLTKQHPTTEESLILVSHDSMNSYSTQLNNAHHMFDKMTCFATKLTFDDHLFYPSYSLYGSCDGLILKVDYSNRKKLFLINPTTREFKELPSLPYALDPRICHTVYGLGYDSVKDDYRVVVISHYDTHNNEIEPGCNEMFVDVYSVGNGTWKRVDSSPYDHTISDFEAGAFVNGSIHWLARRTVDDSYVIAAFDLREEKFRELPLPSLVDSDKHVVGDFDDEVEEDLVFDKLVSLGGYLCGYPEFLDNYQSINAWIMKKYGVREFWTKIFVSDDPYLSFRPICLYKKKQMVLVMHEGNTDEKLAIYNSEDGTLKDIVVDGIPRGFSVGVSFMETLVSPHCSNEAV; encoded by the coding sequence ATGTCTGCAAAAAAGATGGAAGAAGAAAATCAATCGCAGATGCTTCCAGAAGAGATGATAGCTGAGGTTTTCTTGAGGCTTCCTGCTAAATCCGTTGGTCGATTTCGTTGCGTCTCAAACCGGTGGAATTATCTTCTAACCCAGCCCCAATTCGTCAAATCCCATCTCAATCTAACCAAACAACACCCAACAACAGAGGAATCACTCATCCTTGTTTCCCATGATTCTATGAACTCATATTCTACCCAGTTGAACAATGCCCACCACATGTTCGACAAAATGACTTGTTTTGCtacaaaactcacttttgacgATCATCTCTTTTATCCATCATATTCTCTATATGGTTCTTGTGATGGGTTAATCTTAAAGGTGGATTATAGTAATCGAAAGAAGTTGTTTCTGATCAATCCAACAACACGGGAGTTTAAGGAATTGCCGAGCTTACCATATGCTCTTGATCCTCGTATTTGTCACACCGTATATGGACTTGGGTATGATTCAGTTAAGGATGATTATAGGGTTGTTGTGATTTCTCATTATGACACTCATAATAATGAGATTGAACCTGGTTGTAATGAGATGTTTGTTGATGTCTATTCAGTTGGAAATGGTACTTGGAAGAGAGTTGACAGTTCTCCATATGATCATACTATCAGTGATTTTGAAGCAGGCGCTTTTGTTAATGGGAGTATCCATTGGCTGGCTAGAAGAACTGTGGATGACTCATACGTTATTGCAGCATTTGATCTAAGGGAAGAGAAGTTTCGTGAATTGCCACTTCCTAGTTTGGTTGACAGTGACAAGCATGTGGTGGGTGATTTTGATGATGAAGTTGAGGAGGACTTAGTGTTCGATAAACTGGTGTCGCTTGGAGGGTATCTTTGCGGGTACCCTGAATTCTTGGATAATTATCAATCAATTAATGCTTGGATTATGAAAAAATATGGTGTCCGAGAATTTTGGACTAAAATCTTTGTCAGTGATGACCCATACTTATCATTTAGGCCAATATGTTTGTATAAGAAGAAACAAATGGTGTTGGTGATGCATGAGGGCAATACTGATGAGAAATTGGCAATTTACAATTCAGAAGATGGAACTTTAAAGGATATTGTAGTTGATGGCATTCCACGTGGTTTTAGTGTAGGAGTGAGCTTCATGGAAACCCTTGTCTCTCCTCATTGCAGTAACGAAGCTGTGTGA
- the LOC110802021 gene encoding uncharacterized protein, whose translation MDDLKKAKVLKAEKKANKAKKAIDKYNHDPEYRFLYDCICDVFAYLLRRDMILLQEYYFDNISLAAKWCRSLDSSYDEYLLICETIARKVFPRDVYVEYKDMEEAHYAYKVRTRLRKDVLAPLRNALNLPEVYMCAKRWREIPYDRVSSTAMNLGKKVFLKHDKDGFEEYLSDVKEGNLSIAAGALLPHEIVSSIYGSDEDLNEVAELQWKSMVNDLAKEGELINCTALANNIAGDVCVGLMLLVSELTCAPWKGKVITWGEDPEFHTIKGDKLSEKVESVQEMVYESMVDLQKVFDKVLEFTVEKNLSEDEMLRRLFVFIDEDFEKVSAHPWETEYAEMKMKFLDRGFSRVPEVVFWNLKGSLAVPVRCDVPGMAVVSGLSKNLLTLFLDDGGGVLTPESVMNASISRAEYSQLVVHD comes from the coding sequence ATGGATGACCTTAAAAAGGCCAAAGTATTAAAAGCTGAAAAAAAAGCTAACAAGGCTAAAAAGGCTATCGATAAGTATAACCACGACCCTGAATATAGATTTTTGTATGATTGTATATGTGATGTTTTTGCTTACCTTTTAAGAAGGGACATGATATTGTTACAAGAAtattattttgacaatattagTTTAGCTGCAAAATGGTGCCGTTCGTTGGATTCGTCTTATGACGAATACCTTTTGATTTGCGAAACCATCGCGAGGAAGGTGTTTCCTCGCGATGTGTATGTCGAGTATAAGGACATGGAGGAGGCGCATTATGCTTACAAGGTTCGTACTCGGTTGAGAAAAGACGTTTTAGCCCCTCTTAGAAACGCGCTTAACTTGCCGGAGGTTTACATGTGTGCTAAAAGATGGAGGGAGATTCCTTATGATAGGGTTTCTTCCACTGCGATGAATTTAGGGAAGAAGGTGTTTCTCAAGCATGATAAGGATGGATTTGAGGAGTATTTGAGTGATGTTAAAGAAGGTAATTTAAGTATTGCTGCTGGTGCTTTGCTTCCTCATGAGATTGTTTCGAGTATTTATGGATCGGATGAAGATCTTAACGAGGTTGCAGAGCTTCAATGGAAGAGTATGGTGAATGACTTAGCTAAAGAAGGGGAGTTAATAAACTGTACTGCATTAGCTAATAACATAGCTGGAGATGTTTGTGTTGGACTTATGCTATTGGTTTCGGAGTTAACGTGTGCGCCGTGGAAGGGGAAGGTTATCACATGGGGTGAAGATCCTGAATTTCACACCATTAAAGGTGATAAGCTTTCTGAAAAAGTGGAGTCAGTTCAAGAAATGGTGTATGAGAGTATGGTGGATTTACAGAAAGTGTTTGATAAAGTTTTGGAGTTTACTGTTGAGAAGAATTTGAGTGAAGATGAGATGTTAAGAAGGTTGTTTGTTTTCATTGATGAAGATTTTGAGAAGGTTTCTGCACATCCTTGGGAGACTGAGTATGCTGAGATGAAGATGAAGTTTCTCGATCGAGGTTTTTCGAGAGTTCCGGAGGTGGTGTTTTGGAATCTGAAAGGGTCATTGGCTGTACCTGTGAGATGTGATGTGCCTGGTATGGCGGTTGTTAGCGGCCTTTCGAAGAATCTGCTGACGTTGTTCTTGGATGATGGTGGTGGTGTTCTGACTCCTGAGAGTGTGATGAATGCTTCTATTTCTAGGGCTGAGTATAGTCAGCTTGTTGTTCATGATTGA
- the LOC110802024 gene encoding extensin-3-like — MSGKHLLLLLLFAVLITTGCLAHHDDYKHDKKPPEKKHHEKKPPKDDHYKPPVKHDKKPPMKKDPPEKEYPTPPYKPPSVTISQTISLTVTYTIIIIIIMSGARLLVLFLMAGVLGTAQCVAEHHQHGHRKASPPHNKGIESCKSTSEHRSLVPPKGHTTHKGTDKKKSPVPSHHDREKTPQHEVHKSPRKGATKVTKPPVGHEPQSPPSRNELPVKKLPPPGKKLSPMPPHKPPTTTKFY, encoded by the exons ATGTCAGGAAAACACTTGCTGCTTTTGCTCCTGTTTGCTGTTCTTATCACCACTGGTTGTCTTGCTCATCACGATGACTATAAACATGACAAAAAGCCGCCTGAAAAAAAGCACCATGAGAAAAAGCCCCCTAAAGATGATCATTATAAACCACCTGTTAAACATGACAAGAAGCCACCCATGAAGAAGGATCCACCAGAAAAGGAATACCCAACGCCACCTTACAAACCACCTTCCGTG ACAATCTCACAGACAATCTCCTTAACTGTTACATACaccattatcatcatcatcatcatgtcTGGTGCGCGCTTGCTAGTGTTGTTCCTCATGGCAGGAGTCCTCGGAACTGCCCAATGCGTTGCTGAACATCATCAACACGGACATCGCAAAGCCTCTCCACCGCACAACAAGGGTATCGAAAGCTGTAAATCAACATCAGAACACAGATCACTAGTACCACCTAAGGGTCACACCACTCACAAGGGAACAGACAAGAAAAAATCACCCGTACCTTCTCATCATGACCGGGAAAAGACACCACAACATGAAGTCCACAAGTCTCCTAGAAAAGGCGCTACTAAGGTAACGAAACCACCTGTTGGGCACGAACCACAATCGCCCCCTAGTAGAAACGAGCTGCCCGTGAAGAAACTCCCACCACCCGGAAAGAAGCTTTCCCCTATGCCGCCCCACAAACCACCCACCACCACCAAATTCTATTGA
- the LOC110802004 gene encoding uncharacterized protein isoform X2, with the protein MRRNNGGNYTNPCLTMHQPWASLLVYGIKRVEGRSWPAPLRGCVEVVGCISCEELQSWEELPEGVRLEGQTDFCWLCEQPQKLLIPFEMRGQQGVYNLEKKIYEAAVRGLRPVEAPYPVKFPLVDPQDPYSLKPGSLACLSKNSKASELGMSSNLSNVIAGARVAATQFSRENKGDSGVESGAEIPVSSRTRNQLKGKTQNEEKVPRDAEPNSVTED; encoded by the exons ATGAGAAGAAACAATGGAGGAAATTACACAAACCCATGTCTAACAATGCACCAACCATGGGCTTCTCTCCTAGTTTATGGCATTAAACGAGTTGAGGGTCGATCCTGGCCTGCCCCTCTCCGAG GTTGCGTGGAGGTGGTTGGATGTATTTCATGTGAAGAGCTACAAAGCTGGGAGGAATTGCCAGAAGGG GTCAGATTGGAGGGACAAACTGATTTTTGCTGGTTGTGCGAGCAGCCACAG AAACTACTAATCCCATTTGAAATGCGAGGGCAACAAGGTGTTTACAATTTGGAGAAAAAG ATATACGAGGCAGCAGTAAGAGGTTTGCGTCCAGTTGAAGCTCCATACCCTGTCAAGTTTCCGCTTGTAGATCCTCAAGATCCTTATTCGCTGAAACCAGGATCACTCGCTTGTCTCTCTAAAAACTCCAAAGCTTCTGAATTGGGAATGTCATCTAATCTTAGCAATGTTATAGCTGGTGCACGAGTGGCTGCCACACAGTTCTCAAGGGAAAATAAGGGCGATTCTGGTGTTGAATCTGGAGCAGAAATTCCTGTTTCTTCAAGAACAAGGAATCAATTAAAGGGTAAAACACAAAATGAAGAAAAGGTGCCTCGTGATGCAGAGCCTAACTCAGTCACTGAAGACTAG
- the LOC110802004 gene encoding uncharacterized protein isoform X1 encodes MRRNNGGNYTNPCLTMHQPWASLLVYGIKRVEGRSWPAPLRGRVWIHAASKVPEPETIKAIEDFYREIYAVNGIEDLKFPDNYPTSLLLGCVEVVGCISCEELQSWEELPEGVRLEGQTDFCWLCEQPQKLLIPFEMRGQQGVYNLEKKIYEAAVRGLRPVEAPYPVKFPLVDPQDPYSLKPGSLACLSKNSKASELGMSSNLSNVIAGARVAATQFSRENKGDSGVESGAEIPVSSRTRNQLKGKTQNEEKVPRDAEPNSVTED; translated from the exons ATGAGAAGAAACAATGGAGGAAATTACACAAACCCATGTCTAACAATGCACCAACCATGGGCTTCTCTCCTAGTTTATGGCATTAAACGAGTTGAGGGTCGATCCTGGCCTGCCCCTCTCCGAG GTCGAGTGTGGATACATGCAGCTAGTAAGGTTCCTGAACCTGAAACTATAAAAGCAATAGAAGACTTCTACAGAGAAATATATGCAGTGAATGGAATAGAGGATCTCAAGTTTCCAGATAATTATCCAACTTCACTGTTGTTAG GTTGCGTGGAGGTGGTTGGATGTATTTCATGTGAAGAGCTACAAAGCTGGGAGGAATTGCCAGAAGGG GTCAGATTGGAGGGACAAACTGATTTTTGCTGGTTGTGCGAGCAGCCACAG AAACTACTAATCCCATTTGAAATGCGAGGGCAACAAGGTGTTTACAATTTGGAGAAAAAG ATATACGAGGCAGCAGTAAGAGGTTTGCGTCCAGTTGAAGCTCCATACCCTGTCAAGTTTCCGCTTGTAGATCCTCAAGATCCTTATTCGCTGAAACCAGGATCACTCGCTTGTCTCTCTAAAAACTCCAAAGCTTCTGAATTGGGAATGTCATCTAATCTTAGCAATGTTATAGCTGGTGCACGAGTGGCTGCCACACAGTTCTCAAGGGAAAATAAGGGCGATTCTGGTGTTGAATCTGGAGCAGAAATTCCTGTTTCTTCAAGAACAAGGAATCAATTAAAGGGTAAAACACAAAATGAAGAAAAGGTGCCTCGTGATGCAGAGCCTAACTCAGTCACTGAAGACTAG